Proteins from a single region of Thermococcus sp.:
- a CDS encoding MogA/MoaB family molybdenum cofactor biosynthesis protein translates to MGAEEHKRKAPKKFKFAVITVSDTASRGEKEDKSGKFLIEELEKAGHERVLYKIVPDEKMAIIGAVIDAFERGAEVVVTSGGTGIASRDVTIESVRPLFDKELTGFGEIFRLLSYEEIGTSAIMTRATAGIIRSSGRAMAVFCLPGSLGAAKTGVRIILNEAGHVLKHGRE, encoded by the coding sequence ATGGGTGCTGAAGAGCACAAGAGGAAAGCCCCCAAAAAGTTCAAATTTGCGGTCATAACTGTCAGCGACACCGCAAGCAGGGGAGAAAAGGAAGACAAAAGCGGGAAGTTCCTCATTGAGGAGCTTGAGAAGGCCGGACACGAAAGGGTTCTTTACAAGATAGTGCCCGACGAGAAGATGGCCATAATCGGGGCAGTCATAGATGCCTTCGAGAGGGGAGCCGAGGTCGTCGTCACTTCAGGGGGAACCGGAATAGCTAGCAGGGACGTTACGATAGAGAGCGTCAGGCCACTTTTTGATAAAGAACTGACGGGCTTCGGGGAGATTTTTAGACTGTTGAGCTACGAGGAGATAGGGACCTCTGCAATCATGACGAGGGCAACCGCCGGGATAATCAGAAGCTCCGGCAGGGCAATGGCCGTCTTCTGCCTGCCGGGAAGCCTTGGAGCGGCTAAGACCGGGGTGAGGATTATTCTCAACGAGGCCGGTCACGTCCTAAAGCACGGGAGGGAGTGA
- the glp gene encoding gephyrin-like molybdotransferase Glp yields MKEFKRLTPYREALSLLLNDLTEISEFEEVVINDALGRVLAEDVVSPIDSPPFDRSAVDGYALRAEDTFPAREYNPVELKVIDEITAGEESSAKVEPGTAVKLMTGSKIPEGANAVLMQEMAERDRDVIRVLRPVAPGQNVAFAGEDVKKGEIILRKGGILRPQDLALLKSVGFKRVKVKKKPRVGIIVTGDELIEEFDEEALKSGKILESNSIMLKGLVRQYFGEPVFYGVVPDDEDAIRNAIERAKRENDLVLVTGGSAFGDKDFAHRFVRLLFHGTTIKPGRPIGYGERVFIMSGYPVAVFAQFHLYVKHALAKLVGAKNYEVRVRAKLTDRVPSQLGRYEFVKAWYENGVARPIKKKGSGIISSLVESNGYIEIPEDSEGHLEGEEVWVTLY; encoded by the coding sequence ATGAAAGAGTTCAAGCGCCTCACCCCTTACCGGGAAGCTCTGAGTCTGCTCTTAAATGATTTAACAGAGATTAGCGAGTTTGAGGAAGTTGTCATAAATGATGCCCTCGGGCGGGTTCTTGCGGAGGACGTAGTCTCGCCAATAGACAGTCCGCCCTTCGACAGGTCAGCCGTTGACGGCTACGCACTCCGCGCGGAGGACACATTCCCGGCTAGAGAATACAACCCCGTCGAGCTGAAGGTTATAGACGAAATCACCGCCGGTGAAGAGAGTAGCGCTAAAGTCGAGCCCGGGACGGCGGTAAAACTCATGACAGGCTCAAAGATACCTGAGGGAGCCAACGCAGTTCTAATGCAGGAGATGGCCGAGCGCGATAGGGATGTTATACGGGTTCTCCGTCCCGTTGCGCCGGGCCAGAATGTTGCCTTCGCAGGAGAGGACGTTAAGAAGGGGGAGATAATCCTCAGGAAGGGAGGGATTTTAAGACCCCAGGATTTGGCCCTACTCAAGAGCGTGGGCTTCAAAAGGGTGAAGGTCAAGAAAAAGCCCCGCGTTGGAATAATCGTTACTGGTGACGAGCTCATTGAGGAGTTCGACGAAGAGGCGCTGAAATCGGGCAAAATCCTTGAGAGCAACTCCATAATGCTTAAGGGCCTCGTGAGGCAGTACTTCGGCGAGCCGGTCTTCTACGGTGTCGTTCCGGACGATGAAGACGCAATAAGGAATGCCATCGAGAGAGCCAAGAGGGAGAACGACCTCGTCCTCGTTACGGGCGGTTCGGCCTTCGGCGACAAGGACTTTGCCCACCGCTTTGTCAGGTTGCTCTTCCACGGGACGACAATAAAACCCGGAAGGCCAATAGGCTACGGTGAGAGGGTCTTCATAATGAGTGGTTACCCCGTGGCTGTCTTCGCCCAGTTTCACCTCTATGTCAAGCACGCCTTGGCCAAGCTCGTCGGCGCTAAGAACTACGAGGTTCGCGTTAGGGCGAAGCTAACCGACAGGGTTCCGAGCCAGCTTGGGAGATATGAGTTCGTCAAGGCCTGGTACGAGAACGGTGTGGCGAGACCCATTAAGAAGAAGGGAAGCGGGATAATAAGTTCACTTGTTGAGAGCAACGGCTACATAGAAATTCCAGAGGACAGTGAGGGGCACCTTGAAGGAGAAGAGGTTTGGGTGACACTTTACTGA